The sequence CTGTAGTTCCATCCCCTGCTAGAGTCGATGACTGAATCTCTTCTATTCCAGCGACATTCTCATCACCATGCTCTAATATCATCTTGAAAAAGTTggggaagaaaagaaaacagttacgtggaaaaccctagaccagagagaaaaaaccacgataagagttttttatttttaattcgtACACATTACAACGACaggtataaataaccaaacacTAAAAGACTCTAGACTGATAAAAGACCAAAACACCTTTAGggctaaaatataatttcaacaCTGTGAACTCAACTGTTCCAATAGCAGCAGAAGTTCCAAAGCAGAAGGGGCTAAACCTGTAACATGAATGGGAATCCTACACTCGTGATACAATGCCAATTGAAGTAATGAGAGGAAGAAGTCGAGCAATTCCAGTGGGCGTGTATGATCCAAAGAAGTTCTTTTGTTGCTATTACATTGGATGTGGTCCGGGCAAACACTTTCAATAGAAGTTCCtagtaaatgaaaattttgtaaaaCGTGGTTGATACGACTGTGCATCAAATCATGAGACATACTAGGATTGAATCTTTTAGGTTGATACCTGAAAATTAAACAGAATCGGTTTGTTGGCGAAGTTCTTTAAGAGAGGAGAACGTTCAGCATTCACTTTTACTTCTTTGTGTAGTATGACAAAGCTTTAATCCAGCTTCTGTTGCAATATCAGACTCTCGTCTCCCATCTTCAGAAACAGCCCATGGCCACAAGCTGAAAGCTCTGGGAAAATTTTCCTCGTGGATCATGTAATATTCTGAGACTTTATGGTGTTCGGTCACTACCAATAATCATTGCAGGAACACCGACCCTCTCGGAAATGATGTGACCGACTTCGGTCCCTAACAACCACTTTTCTGTTATAAACACTGGAGATATACTTAGCAAAGTTATGACAATCCATGCAAATATGAACGGTATTTGCCACTCTGATGGTTCTTCCTGGCGGAGTTGCAAGAACCCCAAAGGCTATGGCCAATTTTTCACTATGGTTAGAAAGCGCATACCCCTTATCTTCTGCCTTTAATCTGTGTAATTCAGAAGATATTTCAGCTTCATAACCTGCAATCTTTAGCTGCTTGTTGATCTCATCCAACTTCTCGTAGATCTTGTCCTTCATAGGATGCGAAATATCATCCACAGCAAACTCATGCACCACCCCATTCAATTCTATTGTGGTGCAGCCAGGTGTAGTATAAATACCCTTCTCCTTCATAAATTTCCTCAATTCAGATACCTTGTCCCAGTTGCCAGCCGAAGAATAAATGTTCAGCAACAACACATAATCTCCAGCTTCTTGAGATTTGAGTTCAATCAAATGCTCAATTATGCGCTCCCCAAGGTTTGCATGACCGTGAATTCTGCAAGCTCCAAGAAGGGTCCTCCATAATGTTGCATCTGGGTTCACCTCCATTGACATTATGAGTTTATAGGCTTGATCAAGCATTCCAGTGCGACCCAAGAGATCAACCATACATCCATAGTGATAGACGTTGGGAACTATCCTGAACTCCTGTCTCATACGATCAAAAAAAGCCATTCCTTCATCAACAAGGCCACAGTGGCTACAAGCAGAAAGAACTGCAGTGAAAGTATGATCATCAGGCTCAATACCCTTCTTTTGCATCTCCCAAAACGCTTCAATAGCTTCTCTCCCCTGTCCATTCATTGATAACCCGGAAATCATCGCACTCCATGAAACAACATCTTTCTCCGGCATTTTATCAAACACTTCATAAGCCTTGTCCACACGCCCACACAGCGAATACATCGATATCAACGAATTACACAAATTACTCTCAGTATTATAACCGTGCTGTTGAACATAATTATGAATCCTTTCACCGAATTCCAATGCATTCAAGTCTGCACAAGCTTGGAGGAGAAGTAAACAAGTAACTTTATCAGGTTCGCAGAGATATGTTGGACTTTGCATGATGTCAAACAAACCTAAAGCATCCCTAGTCCGTTTATTTCGAGTTAGACAAGAAATCAAAACGTTCCAAGCAATAACATCTCTTTGAGGAATTTCGTCGAACAATTTGCACGCATCCTCAAGTTTGCCACAATGAGAATACAGGTCCATCATGGAGGTGAGCAAAAGACTATCCGATTGATGCCCATTTCTAAAAATCTTCGCGTGAATCTGAACCCCACTAAATAATGAAAGCATTCTTATACAAGACTTAACGGCAAAGGAAGAAGACAAGGGATCGACGCGAACTCCTTGCCTTTCCATATCTCTGTACATGTACAATCCCTTCAGAGGTGAAGGGCTCAAAGAATAGGCTCTCAACATCGCATTATAATGAGAAACAAATGGGTTCGTCAGGAGAGAGAAGAATCGTCGAGAATAGCCCAAATCGCGAAAAGGGGCAGAGGCGGTGCGAGTCAAGAAGCGGAGGGAAACAATGGGGTCTTGAATGGAAGAAGTACGGATGATGTGGGCATGGATTTGGAGCAATTGGGATTTGTGGGTACAtgattttatgagagaaatcaGGAGCTCTCTTTCCAAGTGAGGTGTTGAGTTTTGTTGTCGAAATTTGGAAGAAAGCAGAGAGGTGGATGCGAAACGATGATGATGGTGTTTCGGAGAGAGGATAGAATGACGACGGAAGATTCCAGTCATCTATCGATGGCCGCCCGGTTATCCTTCTGAATCGTTTTTGCTATGGGGCACCACCGCCAATTTGGCCGTCGTTGGTGTTCTTCAATACCGCCGGATTTGCTGTCCCGTGAACGTTAATACCACATAACGATACATCGACTTCATTTTGTGGTAATTTTAGGTTAAAGAGTAAGTTTTTTGGTGGGAAAttgcacaaaaataaaaaataaaaaataaaaaatctaagcTAACTCATTTCTAAAAACTTATCTATATCTGATCTTTTTGCTATGTGAAATATCATAATTACTCCCAAGTTTTCAAACATCTCAAATAGCGCCCTAAATACTAGATTTATTAAGGGATCGTTTGTCTCCTTCGTCTCTCATACTCTCAATTTTTACTCTCAGGTTTCTCTCAACTCTCCTTGGTCTTAGACGTCGTCTTCAATCGGTTCTTCACTCCTCGCCAATCGTTTCTACACATTTTCCATCACCATTCTCGTGATCTGAAAGATATTTTACTCATTTCTTTCAATGCATGTCGATTTTCCCATTCAATCGTAAGAAAATGGTTTAGGGTTTGCTTAGTATGTCGAAATTGATTGCCCGTGATTtacttcaaaaattttaaatgtcaTGAACTTCTATAAGacacataataaaatatttaagcTCTGTTTcgtaattatttggttttttttttaaattaagcatataaacattacttccacttctaaatttttccttaattatttacttttactaaggtttaaaaaaccaaaccaaatttgaaaacaataaaaaaatagtttttttttaaaaaaatcagaatttgactaaaaattcaatcattgtactggataaatatgcaaatcattgtaagaaatagaaattaaatagtcttaatttaaaaaaaaataattaccaaataaaccttaagattaatttttatttagattataacGAGTGGTATAGACATACtaacaaaattgaaagaaaaggtATACTTCAAGATACTAACAAGTAGTTATTCATGTAAATGTTGTATTACTCCagcccttttttttctttattgaaaACAAGAacttataaattttatgttttgttatttttttttaattactgatAGAGAATATAGAAGAAAATTCTAGTAAGAATTGTCATTCATTTATTACCATAATAATagcatttaaaataatttgagattaataaaataaattgatatattatttaatgACTATAAAATTATGAATGAGAGTAGTATGTAGTATTACAATTTACAATATTACTacacatttttttagaaaatattgaaACTGAAAATTGTGTACAAAGTAAATGTTTGTTAGTTTTTATCAATTCTGAATTGAAACTCTCATCTTACATTTCCAAATTCCAATATACTTTATTAGTAAATTATCATTTGTTTAAACTGTAGTGAAAAGTATAGAGATTGAGATTAGTGTAGGGTGGGTTGAAGAGATACATGATTTTTCTAGTGTGGAAAAAGGTTT comes from Benincasa hispida cultivar B227 chromosome 2, ASM972705v1, whole genome shotgun sequence and encodes:
- the LOC120071407 gene encoding pentatricopeptide repeat-containing protein At3g47530-like, with amino-acid sequence MTGIFRRHSILSPKHHHHRFASTSLLSSKFRQQNSTPHLERELLISLIKSCTHKSQLLQIHAHIIRTSSIQDPIVSLRFLTRTASAPFRDLGYSRRFFSLLTNPFVSHYNAMLRAYSLSPSPLKGLYMYRDMERQGVRVDPLSSSFAVKSCIRMLSLFSGVQIHAKIFRNGHQSDSLLLTSMMDLYSHCGKLEDACKLFDEIPQRDVIAWNVLISCLTRNKRTRDALGLFDIMQSPTYLCEPDKVTCLLLLQACADLNALEFGERIHNYVQQHGYNTESNLCNSLISMYSLCGRVDKAYEVFDKMPEKDVVSWSAMISGLSMNGQGREAIEAFWEMQKKGIEPDDHTFTAVLSACSHCGLVDEGMAFFDRMRQEFRIVPNVYHYGCMVDLLGRTGMLDQAYKLIMSMEVNPDATLWRTLLGACRIHGHANLGERIIEHLIELKSQEAGDYVLLLNIYSSAGNWDKVSELRKFMKEKGIYTTPGCTTIELNGVVHEFAVDDISHPMKDKIYEKLDEINKQLKIAGYEAEISSELHRLKAEDKGYALSNHSEKLAIAFGVLATPPGRTIRVANTVHICMDCHNFAKYISSVYNRKVVVRDRSRSHHFREGRCSCNDYW